In Desulfurococcaceae archaeon MEX13E-LK6-19, the genomic window TATTATTCCATTCCTCTGGGTCGTTATAGACAGTAAATGGTTTTTCCAAAACAAGAAAACGGGTAATGTGATGAACGTTGGTGAACAACTTCTAACATATTTAAGAGGTGTTGCCGGAGCCACTGTGGTCCTCAGCTTAATATCAACATCACTCGAGAGAATGGGTGCTTATGAAACTTTTATTTTCCTCTTCCTAAGCCTCACAATGGGAGGGATCCCTATATTCTTTACAACCTTAATATACATCAAGTATTTTCACCAAAAATTTGTAGAAAAACTACGCAGTATGTTGAAAAACGAGCTCTCCGAACTAGAAATCATTCTGCAGCCACAAAACTAACACAAGTCATTACGTAGGCATAAACAATTGTAACCATATTTCTTCGTGAATCAATGAGTTAGTAGTTATTTGAAGTAAAATAAATAAGTCCCATAAGTATTGTTCCATAATACTGGACTTAATGAAAGGAGAAGGCTACAGAAATTGACAAAGAACATCTACAAGTGTAGGGTTTGCGGTAAATACATTGAGGAACCATTCCATTGTGGTAAACAAGCCATCTTACTTCTTGATGCTAGACATAGAGTTAGATTAAGTAAGCTGTTATCGGGTCTGCTGAGACACTATCCCTGGGAAGCACGACTCAGGATTGTTGAGGAGGGCTGGGTTTCCATAGACGAGCTTGTTGAGGGTATTCGAAAGTATTGGAGGAACAAAGAGTTATACCAGTGGGTTACACGTGAACACATAATAGCCGTAGCTACTCTTGACCCCAAGGGGCGTTTTGAAATACGCGAAGATAAAATAAGAGCTAGATACGGGCATAGCATAGATGTCTCTATTGAATACCAGTTGGAGTACCCAAGTATGAGACTATATCATGGCACGAGTGTCGATAAATTACCTAGCATACTCAGGGAAGGACTAAAGCCCATGAAGAGAAAGTTTGTTCACATGACAACTAGTTATGAAGATGCTTTCGAGAACGCTAAGAGACACGGTACCCCCGTAGTACTTGTAGTCGATGTTGATTGCTTGAAGAAACATTACATACCAGTGTATAGGGCTTCAAAAACAGTATACCTAGCCCCACACGTCCCCCCAGAGTGTATAAGGAAAAAGGAAAAGTGGTAAGAGTTACCGAAGCAGTCGATAGACATGTTGTAAAGTAATTTTTAATACTACACTATGACTATTGCAGACCCTAACGATCTTCTCACATATTTCCTCAAGAGATGAACCCGCGCCTTTACTAGATAGCTAGATAAACTCTATTACACCGCCACCATGATTTTCTTGAATCCCAGCATACAACAAAGTTTTCTATGATAATAGATTTTAGAACTCACAGATTACTGGTTTTGGCTGTGTATGAATGATTTGTTCCTCTCTTACTTGCTAACACTTGCTTTTATGAGCTCTAATACTTCATTGATTTTCTGTTTTAACAAGAGCAGAGAGGCATAATACCGTATCATGCTATATGA contains:
- a CDS encoding RNA 2'-phosphotransferase, producing MTKNIYKCRVCGKYIEEPFHCGKQAILLLDARHRVRLSKLLSGLLRHYPWEARLRIVEEGWVSIDELVEGIRKYWRNKELYQWVTREHIIAVATLDPKGRFEIREDKIRARYGHSIDVSIEYQLEYPSMRLYHGTSVDKLPSILREGLKPMKRKFVHMTTSYEDAFENAKRHGTPVVLVVDVDCLKKHYIPVYRASKTVYLAPHVPPECIRKKEKW